CTGCCTGCTTCATGCGAGTCCGCAACCACGACAGCTGCAGTGCTGTCTCGGCGTCGCAGTCCGACACGATTCGCAACAGCTCCTCATCGCGGAGGCCCTGTCCGGCCTGTTTGACCAGGGTCCACGTGATGTCCACGAGGGACGCGATGAGGTACAGGTCCTGCAGATCGCGGAGCAGGCCGAGCGGACCCTCGCGTGTGGAGCTGAGCGCGTCGGCGTGCAGCCGTTCCGGCTCGTCGTCGGGCTGCTCGCCGTAGCGTTCGACGAGCGGTCGAAGCGCCTCGGCGTGTGCGTCGCACTGAGCTGCAAGGGTGTGGCACAGGTGGAACACGTCCGGCTCCGCCCCGTGCCCCTCGGCGACCTGCCGGAACGACGTCGCGAGCGACTGCTCCGAGCGGTGCAGCAGGCCGATGTACACGGGCAGCAACATCAGCGTCCCTCGCCCTCGGAGCCGGCGCGGGGCGGTTGTTCTCCCGTAACGTCTTCACGCACCTCCGCCTCGACCCCGCCGATAGTGCGCGGAACCGCGGCAGGATCCGCGGGACGGGATGCCGTGGTCGTCGGCGCTGGCGCCGGGCCGTCCGCCTCGCCGACCTTCTCGACGCGCACCGCGGCGACCTTGAACAGCGGCTGCTTCGAGACCGGGTCCCACTCTGTCGCGGTCAGCTCGTTCGCTGCAGTCGGGTGACCGTCGGGTCCGGACCGATCCTCTTCCCAGTACCCATAGTGGAAGGGTGCGAACACGGTTCCCGGTCGCACGTCGCCGACGCGCGCCGGCACGACAATCTCGCCTCGGCGGGACGCCACACGGACGATGTCCCCCTCGCTGATGCCGAGGCTCGCCGCGTCGCCCCGGCTGATCTCCACCCATGCGGAGGGCGCAGCACCCTGCAGCTGGCGGGCACGCCGCGTTTTCGTCCGCGTGTGGAACTGGTACACGGTACGGCCAGTCGTGTACCGGAAGGGGTACTCCTCGTCCGGTTCCTCGTGCGGCGGCGTGTAGGCCGCGGGCTTCAGTACCGCGCGGCCGTCGAGGCGCATCGCGGAGAACTTCGTCGGTCCGACGGTCGCCCCCGTCAGCAGATCGTGCCCGTAGCTCTCCGCCCGCTCGACCGTCGTCGGGAACACCGCGTCTCCGTACAGGCGAACCGTTCCGTCGGGGTGCTCGTCGTTGCAGGGCCATGGGATGCCACTACCCCCGCGGAGGCGTTCGTAGCTGATGCCGGTGTAGTCGCAGAGCTTGCCGCGGCTGCATTCCTGCCAGGCGCGGAACCCGTCCTCCGGCCCCTGCCAGTCGAGCAGCGGGCCGCCGTCGTTCCGCCGGAAGTCCATCCGCCGGGAGTAGTCCAGGAAAATGTCGAGATCGCTGCGCGCGTCGCCCGGCGGCTCGACCGCCTTGTCCGACAGATGGACCGTGCGGTTCACGTTCGTGAACGCACCCTGCTTCTCGCCCCAACCGGCAGCGGGGAGCACCACGTCGGCGTACCGGGCGGTCTCGGTCATGTAGAGGTCCTGCACAACGAGGAACAGCTCAGGTTTAGCGAGGATGCCGCGGATGCGCTCCGCTTGCGGCATCGATACTGCCGGGTTCGTCGCGGACACCCACAGCAGTTCGATGCTGCCCTGCTCCACGTACCGGAAGATCTGCATCGCGTGGGTCGGGGGCGACCAGTGCGGAATCCTGTCCACGTTGACGTCCCACAGTTCCGCGAGCTCGGCGATGTGCTCAGGGTTCTCCCAGTTCCGGAAGCCCGGCAAATCCCCGTCTGCGCCCGTCTCGCGAGTGTTCTGCGCCGTCGGCTGCCCGTTCATTTGCAGAATCCCGCAGCCTGGCCGACCGAGCATGCCCCGGAGCAGGTGCAGGTTGTTCACCTGGCAGGACGCCGCTGTGGCCTGCGACGCCTGGTAGAAACCCTGGAGGACCGTGGACAGCACCCGTTCGGACGTCCCGATGATCCGTGCCGCGCGCCGGACGTCGTCCGCTTCCACGCCGCAGGTTGCCGCGACCTTCTCGGGTGTCCACGGCTCGACCGTGTTCCGGAGCTCGTCCACCCCGACGGTGTGCGCGGCGACATAGTCATCATCAACCCAGCCGTTAACGAACAGCTCCCGGACGAGTCCGTTCATCAACGCGAGGTTGGTTCCGGGGCGGATCGGCAGGTGCACATCCGCGAGCCGGGCGACTTCGGTCTCCCGCGGATCGACGCAGATCACCAATGGTCGGTCGGGTCCGGCGAGCCGGTCAAGCACCCGCATCCAGAGGACCGTCTGCGTCTCGGCCATGTTGTGTCCATACAGGACGATCGCGTCGCAGGAGTCAATGTCCTCGTAGCTGCCCGGCTGCCCGTCAGAGCCGAAGCTCTCCTTCATCGCCGCGGCCGCGGTCGCCGTGCACAGGCGCGTGTTGCCATCCATGTGCGGGGTCCCGAGACCGGCTTTGCCGATGATCGCGAGAGCGTAATACTCCTCGAGGAACAACTGCCCGCTCGTGTAGAACCCGTGCGAGAGCGGGCCCTTGTCGTCGAGCAGCTGTCGGCTCCGCGCGACGATGCGTTGCATCGCGGTGTCCCAGTCGGTCTCGACGAGCTCCCCGTCGACGCGGACGAGCGGCCGCGTCAGCCGGTCTGCCCCCTGCATCCCCTGCCAGCTGCCGAAGAGCCCCTTCGGACCGAGCCGTCCGTGGTTCACGGTGTCGACAGTGCGACCGCGGACGCCGACCATATGGCCGTCCTTCACGGCGATGTCACATGCGCAGCCGTTGCTGCAGAGGGTGCAGGCAGACTGCACCCAGCGATCCACGTCGGCATCGTCGAGTCCCTCTGCGAGCTTCTGGTCGCGTCGGACAGGCCAGAGCGTATCGCGCGCAAACGGCGTCCTCGTCCCCCAAATGTCGGCGATCCTGTCGGGCATCATCGTCCTTCCACTCACTGACATTGCACGCTACGCCGTCGCGGGTAGCCAGCAGTTACTGTTCCGGGACTTCCTCGACACGGACGTCTTCTTTCCCGTAAAACACGTCGACGTCCCCCTCGCCGAAGAGATCGCCGCGATCACGATGACGTGCTTGCGGCCGAACCAACAAGGGGAATCCATTGCGTGCTGCGATTTGAGACGCCCGCCACCTCGCTACGGTCATGACGCGCGCCCGACCGACCCGCACCACATCGAAGCCGAGACGCTGACGCCTGCCACTGCCCCGGCGTTCGACGAGCGGTGGAGAGGATGCCGGTCGCCATCACGAACGCGAATGCGTTCGACGGTAGACGGCCAGCCGCTTCGTGCCACATCGGGTCAGATCGACTGTCGGTAGCCGAAGAACTCGTGGTCGTTGTTGTACCCGCCACGCCCGCCGCCGACATCAGCGAAGTCCGCGACGAACTCGATTCCCTTGATCCACTTGACCATCTTGAACCCGAGTTCTGTCTCGTTCCGGAGCCGCAGCGGCGCCCCGTGACCGAAGGACACGGGTTCGTCGTTCATGTCGTAGGCGAGCATCGTCAGGTGGTAGCTCATCTGTTCGATGGGTTGCGCGTCGTAGTAGAGGCCACCCTCGGGGCCGAGCGCGAAGGAGTAGAAGATCACCCACTTCGCTTCCGGGGTCGGCCGCACGGTGTCGAGGATCGCCTGCATGGACACCCCGCCCCATTTGGCGACCCCGGACCAGCCTTGGATGCAGAAGTGCTGCGTGATCTGTTCGTGGTGTGCCATGGCGCGAAGCTGGTCAAGGTTCAGTTCAGTCGGGCGCTCGACGAGGCCGTTGACGACGAGTTTGTAGTCGGCGAAGTTGTCGGCTTCCAGCTGCTTGTATTCGGCACTGTCGGGGTACTTACCGTTGTGCCAGAAATACGGAGAGATGTCCTTCTCCGTGTACTCGCCGGGCTTGGAGTCGATGTGCTCGAACAGGCGCTGCGCGGGCCCGATGAGCGCGAAGCCAACCTTCTGCACGACGCCCGGGTGCCGGTAGGTGAACGGGGTGGCGGCCACCCAGGCGAGGATGACGACGACCATCGACACGGCGAAGATCCAGAACCCGGTCCACGACTCGGTGTTCTGGGCGGCGTACATGTGGTTGAAGTTCCGCAGTGCCCCGGTGCAGATAACCAGGGCGACATGGATCACGATGAACAGCACGAACCAGCACAGCACGAGGAAGTGCACGGACCGGGCGAACTGGATACTGAACACGGAACTGACTCGCCGGAACCGGGTGGAGAGCGCCGGTGACATGCCGAGGCCCGACAGCACGGCGAGGGGTGCGGCGATGAACACGGTGACGAAGTAGGCGATCAGTTGCAGACTGTTGTAGTTGCTCCAGCCGCTCTCCGTGGGCCAGTTCAGGGAGAGGTACTGGATCGCGACGGAGACGGCGTTGGGGATGACGTCCCAGTGCAGCGGAACCAGCCGCATCCACTGCCCGGTGGTGAACAGCAAGACGAAGAAGACGATCCCGTTCGCGAGCCAGAGCGTGTCGATACCGAGGTGCCACCAGCGGGCGAGCCCGATGGAGTGCCGGCGTCCGGGGAGGCCGACCCCGTTCGGGAGGGTGATGGAGTCCTCTTTGGCGGTGTAGAGGGGGCTGGTTGGGACGGGTTTTTGGATGCGGAACCAGTCTTTGCCGGGGGTGGAGTGCCTCGTCCAGTAGAGCCGGGGATGATCCGCGAGCACCGAGACGCCGGACCGGATGATGAAGATCATGAAGAACAGGTTCAAGAAGTGTTGCCAGCCCACCCATGCCGGGAACCCCACCGGAGCGTTGCCGGGCAGCTCGGACATGCCTGGGTAGGTGCGCATGAAGGCGTGCACCGCTGGCAGCCCGCGGATGCCCTGCGCGACGGCCACTCCGATCAGCAGCAGCAGGAGCCCGATCGGGACCAGCCACAACAGGTTGAACCACTTGGTCTGGCCGATTCTGACCCGCGGTGCGACCCCGTACTGGGCAGGGATTCCTCCAGCCCAGTCCTCGTCGACCACGGTGTATCGGTGGCTGTCGAGCTCCGACCGGAAGCTCGCTCGGGTTCCTCCTGGACCGACATCGGCGGCAGGACGAGGTTGATCCCCCGAAGAAGGCTCCATGCTCGGATCCTAACCGCCCGGCACACTGCGGCTCCCCCGTTCGACCGGGGACAGTGGCTGAACCAATCCAATCATCGCCACCAGGGTGGCGGAGGCTGAGGCAGGGTGAATTGAGAGGAGTAACCATGAGTGATCACCCTGTAGTGGTCCGCCGTGCCTACGAGGAACCCCTGGCTACGGACGGCACTAGGGTCCTGGTCGACCGGATCTGGCCGCGAGGGCTCACCAAAGAGAGGGCGCACCTGGATGAGTGGTGCAAGTCGGTCGCCCCGTCAAGTGCTCTCCGAACCTGGTATGCGCACGTTCCCGAGCGATTCGAGGAGTTCACGACCCGCTACCGCGCCGAGCTGGAAGAGCCGGAACGAGCAGCGGCCTTCCAACACCTACGCGAACTCGTCAAAGGACGTCCCCCTCACGCTGCTCACCGCGACGAAGCAACCCGAAATCAGCGAAGCCGCAGTTCTGACCCTGCTCCTCAGCAGCTGACACGTGTCGCCGCTCCAGCGATCCTCGGGACGGCAAGGGTCGCAGAGGCCTGACGTCAGCGATGTTTGACGACGGTGAGCAGCACAGTGGAATCCTCGACCGCTGTCAACGAATGCGGCGCATCCGGAACGATGATCAGATCGCCCGTCCACGCGGACCAAGAGTCTTCACCCGCCGCCAAGACGACGCGGCCATGCAACACCTGCACCGTGGCTTCGCCAGGGTTTTCATGCTCCGCCAGCGTCTCATCCGCTCGCAGCGCGATGACCGTTTGGCGCAGGAGGTGCTCATGACCGCCATACACGGTCTTCGCACTGCGGCCACTTGAAGCGTCCAGCGCCGCGCGGAGCTCCGTCCTGGCCAGCGCCGTCAACGATGTCTTCTGCACGACGCCACATCCCTCCGCTTGATGACGGTTCATGCAGAGTCTCCCACCATGACGGCTCCCAAAGCTGCTGCCGTGCAGCCGCCCCTTCGAGGCACTTTCGACTGACCGACATGTCGGGTACGGCCGCAAGGCTTATCAGAAGATCCGTGCGCAGCGCCACGGCGCCCTAGTACAGCTCCGGCTACTCCACCCCGCCACGCTGGATCGCCCGGTACACCGTCGACCGTGCCACCCCGAACAGCTCGGCGATCTCACTCGTCGTGTGCCCGCCGGCACGGTGCAGCGACACCAAGTGCTTCTCCTGTGATGGGGTGAGCTTCGGCTTCCGGCCTCGAAGCTTGCCAGCGGCCTTCGCGATCGCCATCCCCTCACGCGTCCGAGCGCGGATCAGGTCAGCCTCGAACTCCGCGACCATACCGAGCACATTGAACAACAGCCGGCCGACCGGGTCGGTTGGGTCGTACACCGCTCCCCCAAGGTTCAGCGCCACACCCTTCTTCGTGAGCTCGTCCGCGATGTCCGTCGCGTCTCGAAGCGACCGCGCGAGCCGATCAAGCTTCGTCACGACGAGTGTGTCCCCAGCACGGCACGCGGCCAAGGCTTCTCGAAGGCCAGGACGAGCTCGAGTCGTGCCGGACAGGCCGTGGTCGACGTGCACGTGCTCCTCAAGGACGCCGAGGGTTCGCAGCCCGTCCCGCTGCGCCGCGAGGTCTTGTCCAGAGGTCGAGACGCGGGCGTATCCGATGAGCACGTTGCAACTGTAGCGTTTACACCCCCGTCATCGGGCATTTTTGCGGGACAGGCATACGGGAATGAACGGGCCAGACGTTTGCGGGTGTGAATCGAGCCGCGCGAGGCAGGCCAGTGTGTCCCGATGAACGACCGGCTACCGGGCACCTCGTGGAAGCCTCGGACGACGTACTCGTCACACGTTGGAAGCGGGGCGGGGATGCAGGTGGCCCGCTCTGTAACACGGCCCCGTCCGGGCACCCGCTTCTTTATTGTGGGGGCATGCCCATCACCGTCCGCCCGGCCCTGCTCGACGACGTTCCGGGTCTCGCTCGTGTACACGTCGAGTCTTGGCGCGAGACATACCGCGGACTGGTCCCCGACGACATGCTCGATGATCCCGGCTTCATCGAACGCCGCGAACGGTTTTGGACGAAAGCGCTGACGTCCGAGCAAAACCGCCCGGCCGCACGGATCGCGGCGGCAATTTCCGACGGACGTGTCGTTGGCGTGGCGATGGCGTCGAGCCCCCAGGACGAGGACGCGACCTGGACGCAGCAGCTCTACATCCTCTACACGTACGCCGCCGTTTACGGGCGCGGCGGCGGATCAGCCCTCCTCGACGCGGTGCTCGACCCCGACCAGTCCGCAGCGCTGTGGGTCGCGGACCCGAACCCCCGCGCCCAGGCGTTCTACCGCAAGCACGGCTTCACGCCGGACGGACGGACCAAGACCGAGGACGGCATCCAGGAGATCAGAATGACCCGCCCCGGCAGGAACGAATGACCCCGTTAGACATGAAGCGCCCGTCGGAGGATCCGCTTAGGGGCCACTGTCAGTGCTCGGCGTTCACTCGCTGATCGCGGCCGCCTGCGCGGGCTGCATGTCGTAGGTCACCCAGGGTGTAGCGATCGCGACGGCGTCATACAGGTGTCGTGCGGTCTCGTTGTCGGCCGCGGTGATCCACCGCACCACGTTGGCACCGCCCTCGCGCGCCAATTCGGACGCGCGGTCCAGGAGCGCCCGCGCGGCGCCACGGCCGCGCGCGTTCGGCACGGTGAAGAGGTCATCGAGATAGAGCCCCATGGTTCCCGTCGACGGGCGCGCGAACCATCGAAGGTTCGCCAGCGCGATCGGCTTGTCCTGCTCGTCGACCGCAACGAGGCCGACGATGCCGTGCTGACCAGCACGTACCCACTGCCACGTCTTCTCAACCGCGGCGGCGTCCTCGGGTTGCTTGTAGAAGGTGCGGTATCCGGTGTACAACGACGCCCAATCAGCAGCGTCACGGTCCTCGACCCCTCGAACGTTGGTGCTCATAGCAACACCTTACGAGCCGGGCGCACAGCGCCCGGAAGTGGACCGTCTATCGTTCGCTCTTGGAGATGGCTACGGTCCTCGTATGGCCACACGTGACGACCTCTCGACCAAAGCGCTGATCGCGCACCGGCAACGCTCCGATGAG
This sequence is a window from Curtobacterium sp. MCBD17_035. Protein-coding genes within it:
- a CDS encoding nitrate reductase — translated: MPDRIADIWGTRTPFARDTLWPVRRDQKLAEGLDDADVDRWVQSACTLCSNGCACDIAVKDGHMVGVRGRTVDTVNHGRLGPKGLFGSWQGMQGADRLTRPLVRVDGELVETDWDTAMQRIVARSRQLLDDKGPLSHGFYTSGQLFLEEYYALAIIGKAGLGTPHMDGNTRLCTATAAAAMKESFGSDGQPGSYEDIDSCDAIVLYGHNMAETQTVLWMRVLDRLAGPDRPLVICVDPRETEVARLADVHLPIRPGTNLALMNGLVRELFVNGWVDDDYVAAHTVGVDELRNTVEPWTPEKVAATCGVEADDVRRAARIIGTSERVLSTVLQGFYQASQATAASCQVNNLHLLRGMLGRPGCGILQMNGQPTAQNTRETGADGDLPGFRNWENPEHIAELAELWDVNVDRIPHWSPPTHAMQIFRYVEQGSIELLWVSATNPAVSMPQAERIRGILAKPELFLVVQDLYMTETARYADVVLPAAGWGEKQGAFTNVNRTVHLSDKAVEPPGDARSDLDIFLDYSRRMDFRRNDGGPLLDWQGPEDGFRAWQECSRGKLCDYTGISYERLRGGSGIPWPCNDEHPDGTVRLYGDAVFPTTVERAESYGHDLLTGATVGPTKFSAMRLDGRAVLKPAAYTPPHEEPDEEYPFRYTTGRTVYQFHTRTKTRRARQLQGAAPSAWVEISRGDAASLGISEGDIVRVASRRGEIVVPARVGDVRPGTVFAPFHYGYWEEDRSGPDGHPTAANELTATEWDPVSKQPLFKVAAVRVEKVGEADGPAPAPTTTASRPADPAAVPRTIGGVEAEVREDVTGEQPPRAGSEGEGR
- a CDS encoding molybdopterin-dependent oxidoreductase, with amino-acid sequence MVDEDWAGGIPAQYGVAPRVRIGQTKWFNLLWLVPIGLLLLLIGVAVAQGIRGLPAVHAFMRTYPGMSELPGNAPVGFPAWVGWQHFLNLFFMIFIIRSGVSVLADHPRLYWTRHSTPGKDWFRIQKPVPTSPLYTAKEDSITLPNGVGLPGRRHSIGLARWWHLGIDTLWLANGIVFFVLLFTTGQWMRLVPLHWDVIPNAVSVAIQYLSLNWPTESGWSNYNSLQLIAYFVTVFIAAPLAVLSGLGMSPALSTRFRRVSSVFSIQFARSVHFLVLCWFVLFIVIHVALVICTGALRNFNHMYAAQNTESWTGFWIFAVSMVVVILAWVAATPFTYRHPGVVQKVGFALIGPAQRLFEHIDSKPGEYTEKDISPYFWHNGKYPDSAEYKQLEADNFADYKLVVNGLVERPTELNLDQLRAMAHHEQITQHFCIQGWSGVAKWGGVSMQAILDTVRPTPEAKWVIFYSFALGPEGGLYYDAQPIEQMSYHLTMLAYDMNDEPVSFGHGAPLRLRNETELGFKMVKWIKGIEFVADFADVGGGRGGYNNDHEFFGYRQSI
- a CDS encoding cupin domain-containing protein encodes the protein MQKTSLTALARTELRAALDASSGRSAKTVYGGHEHLLRQTVIALRADETLAEHENPGEATVQVLHGRVVLAAGEDSWSAWTGDLIIVPDAPHSLTAVEDSTVLLTVVKHR
- a CDS encoding recombinase family protein, with the protein product MLIGYARVSTSGQDLAAQRDGLRTLGVLEEHVHVDHGLSGTTRARPGLREALAACRAGDTLVVTKLDRLARSLRDATDIADELTKKGVALNLGGAVYDPTDPVGRLLFNVLGMVAEFEADLIRARTREGMAIAKAAGKLRGRKPKLTPSQEKHLVSLHRAGGHTTSEIAELFGVARSTVYRAIQRGGVE
- a CDS encoding GNAT family N-acetyltransferase, producing MPITVRPALLDDVPGLARVHVESWRETYRGLVPDDMLDDPGFIERRERFWTKALTSEQNRPAARIAAAISDGRVVGVAMASSPQDEDATWTQQLYILYTYAAVYGRGGGSALLDAVLDPDQSAALWVADPNPRAQAFYRKHGFTPDGRTKTEDGIQEIRMTRPGRNE
- a CDS encoding GNAT family N-acetyltransferase, encoding MSTNVRGVEDRDAADWASLYTGYRTFYKQPEDAAAVEKTWQWVRAGQHGIVGLVAVDEQDKPIALANLRWFARPSTGTMGLYLDDLFTVPNARGRGAARALLDRASELAREGGANVVRWITAADNETARHLYDAVAIATPWVTYDMQPAQAAAISE